One stretch of Prunus persica cultivar Lovell chromosome G1, Prunus_persica_NCBIv2, whole genome shotgun sequence DNA includes these proteins:
- the LOC18790812 gene encoding shaggy-related protein kinase kappa, which produces MASASLGNGGVGSSRSVNGFKSSSSSVDWLGREMLEMRLRDKPDHDEDRDSEPDVIDGVGAETGHVIRTTVGGRSGQSRQTVSYISEHVVGTGSFGVVFQAKCRETGEIVAIKKVLQDKRYKNRELQIMQMLDHPNIVALKHCFFSTTDKEEVYLNLVLEFVPETVNRIARNYSRINQRMPLIYVKLYTYQICRALAYIHNCIGICHRDIKPQNLLVNPHTHQLKLCDFGSAKVLVKGEPNVSYICSRYYRAPELIFGATEYTTAIDIWSTGCVMAELLLGQPLFPGESGVDQLVEIIKVLGTPTREEIKCMNPNYTEFKFPQIKPHPWHKVFQKRLPPEAVDLVCRFFQYSPNLRCTALEACIHPFFDELRDPNTRLPNGRPLPPLFNFKSQELQGITPDIVNRLIPEHARKQNLFMALHT; this is translated from the exons ATGGCGTCTGCTAGCTTAGGGAACGGTGGAGTTGGCAGTTCAAGGTCGGTGAATGGCTTCAAGAGTTCGTCTAGTTCGGTTGACTGGCTCGGGAGGGAGATGCttgagatgagattgagagacaAGCCGGATCATGATGAGGATAGA GATAGTGAACCGGATGTCATTGATGGCGTGGGTGCTGAAACAGGGCATGTAATACGAACAACTGTTGGTGGTCGAAGTGGTCAATCTAGGCAG ACTGTGAGTTATATTTCAGAACATGTGGTTGGAACTGGTTCTTTTGGGGTTGTTTTCCAG GCAAAATGTAGAGAAACTGGAGAGATTGTTGCTATCAAGAAGGTCCTTCAAGACAAGCGCTACAAGAACAGGGAGTTACAGATTATGCAAATGTTGGATCATCCAAACATTGTGGCCCTTAAGCATTGCTTCTTTTCAACCACAGACAAAGAAGAGGTTTACTTGAACCTCGTACTTGAATTTGTTCCTGAAACTGTTAACCGTATTGCGAGGAACTATAGTAGGATCAACCAGCGGATGCCcttaatatatgttaaacTTTACACCTATCAG ATCTGCAGGGCTCTTGCTTATATACATAATTGCATTGGAATCTGCCATCGTGACATTAAGCCTCAGAACTTACTT GTGAATCCTCACACGCATCAGCTGAAACTTTGTGATTTTGGGAGCGCAAAAGTATTA GTGAAAGGAGAACCAAATGTTTCTTACATCTGCTCAAGATATTATCGTGCTCCAGAATTGATATTTGGTGCCACTGAGTACACAACTGCTATTGATATATGGTCTACAGGTTGTGTGATGGCTGAATTACTTCTTGGGCAG CCCTTGTTTCCTGGTGAAAGTGGAGTTGACCAACTAGTCGAGATCATTAAG GTTTTGGGAACTCCAACTAGGGAGGAGATAAAGTGCATGAATCCAAACTATACTGAATTCAAATTCCCACAGATAAAGCCTCATCCCTGGCATAAG GTATTCCAAAAACGCTTGCCCCCAGAAGCAGTAGATCTTGTTTGTAGGTTTTTCCAGTATTCCCCCAATCTGCGATGCACTGCT TTGGAAGCTTGCATTCATCCTTTCTTTGATGAATTGAGAGACCCAAATACTCGTCTTCCTAATGGTcgccctcttcctcctctattCAACTTTAAATCCCAGG AGCTTCAAGGAATTACACCTGACATAGTCAATCGACTTATCCCGGAGCATGCCCGCAAGCAGAACTTGTTTATGGCTTTGCACACCTAG